The following coding sequences lie in one Rutidosis leptorrhynchoides isolate AG116_Rl617_1_P2 chromosome 4, CSIRO_AGI_Rlap_v1, whole genome shotgun sequence genomic window:
- the LOC139841577 gene encoding uncharacterized protein encodes MHARWVAYLQQFPFTIKHKAGSSNQAADALSRRAALLITMTQEVTGFELFCDLYATDVDFGTIWKRLPFEDFSKHDGYLFKGNRLCVPSCSLCEKLIRDMHSDGLSGHLGREKTIFMLEERFYWPQFET; translated from the coding sequence ATGCATGCACGTTGGGTAGCGTATCTACAACAATTCCCATTTACTATCAAGCACAAAGCAGGAAGTTCTAATCAAGCAGCAGACGCATTAAGCAGACGTGCAGCACTTCTCATCACAATGACACAAGAGGTGACTGGATTTGAATTATTTTGTGACCTATATGCTACTGATGTTGATTTTGGAACTATATGGAAGCGCCTTCCATTTGAAGATTTTTCTAAACACGATGGCTACCTATTTAAGGGAAATCGGTTATGTGTCCCAAGCTGCTCTTTGTGTGAAAAGCTTATTCGCGATATGCATAGTGATGGGTTGAGTGGTCATTTGGGTCGCGAAAAGACGATTTTTATGTTGGAAGAGCGATTTTATTGGCCACAGTTTGAAACGTGA